A window of the Microbulbifer aggregans genome harbors these coding sequences:
- a CDS encoding YbeD family protein, giving the protein MSQDPNQAPPKIEFPCEDYPVKVVRDADHTAHEFVLEVMRRHAPDLDEERITVRDSRNGNFTSVTFFIVATGEEQLKALFEELKAHPSIHMVL; this is encoded by the coding sequence ATGAGCCAAGACCCGAATCAAGCCCCCCCGAAAATCGAATTTCCCTGTGAAGACTACCCGGTCAAGGTGGTTCGCGACGCCGATCACACCGCACATGAGTTCGTGCTGGAAGTGATGCGACGCCATGCGCCCGACCTCGACGAAGAGCGCATCACCGTGCGGGATAGCCGCAACGGCAATTTCACCTCGGTGACTTTCTTTATCGTCGCCACCGGCGAAGAGCAGCTCAAGGCGCTGTTCGAAGAGCTGAAGGCCCATCCATCGATCCATATGGTGCTCTGA